The window ACCTGGATCCCCGTCACCTGCGGGTCTACCGCACCTGGAAGTAGGCGTCCATGAGCGACGACAGCATCCGTGTCACCGCGTTCGTGCACGGTCACGTGCAGGGCGTCGGGTTCCGCTGGTTCACCCGTGCCAAGGCGCTGGAACTCGGTCTCGTCGGGACCGCCACCAATCTGACGGACGGCCGGGTGCAGGTCGTCGCGGAGGGGCCCGCGGACCGCGTCGACGCGCTGCTCGCGTGGTTGCGGTCGGGGGACACCCCGGGACGGGTCGACGACGTCGTCGAGCAGCGCACGGCACCGCGGCACGACCTGCAGGGTTTCCGGGAGCGCTGACGCTTCCGGGAGCGCTGACACCCGTCCGCGCCGGGCGCGGACACCGGAGCGCCCCGGGGCCCGCCGGTAGAGTCCAACCTTCGGGAACGGCCCACGGCCGCGGAACGGGAGGGCTGGCGTGTATCTGAAGAGCCTGGCCCTGCGTGGCTTCAAGTCGTTCGCGTCGGCCACCACCCTGCACTTCGAGCCGGGTATCACCGCGGTCGTCGGCCCCAACGGCTCGGGGAAGTCCAACGTCGTCGACGCGATCGCCTGGGTGCTCGGCGAACAGGGTGCCAAGGCCCTGCGCGGCGGGAAGATGGAGGACGTCATCTTCGCCGGCACCGCCGACCGGCAGCCGCTGGGCCGGGCCGAGGTGACCCTGACCATCAGCAACGCCGACGGTGCGCTGCCCATCGACTACGACGAGGTCGCGATCACCCGGCGGATGTTCCGCGACGGCGCCAGCGAGTACGAGATCAACGGCCGGGGCTGCCGGCTCCTGGACATCCAGGAGCTGCTGTCGGACTCCGGTATCGGCCGCGAGATGCACGTCATCGTCGGGCAGGGGCAGCTCGACGCCGTGCTGTCGGCCCGTCCGGAGGACCGCCGGGCCTTCATCGAGGAAGCGGCCGGGGTGCTCAAGCACCGCAAACGCAAGGAGAAGGCGCTCCGCAAGCTCGACGCGATGCAGGCGAACCTGACCCGTCTGGGCGACCTGACGTCGGAACTGCGGCGGCAGCTGAAGCCACTGGGTCGGCAGGCCGAGGTGGCCCGCCGGGCCATGACCATCCAGTCCGAGCTCCGCGACGCCCGGTTGCGGCTGCTCGCCGACGACCTGGTGACCCTGCAGCGGCAGGTCGCCACCGAACAGGCCGAGGAAGCGGCGGCCCAGCAGAAGCGGGAGCGGGTGCAGGCGGCCCTCGCCGTCGCCACCGAGGAGCAGGAGTACAGCGCGGCCGCGCTGGCCGACGCCGCCCCCGCC is drawn from Nakamurella deserti and contains these coding sequences:
- a CDS encoding acylphosphatase; protein product: MSDDSIRVTAFVHGHVQGVGFRWFTRAKALELGLVGTATNLTDGRVQVVAEGPADRVDALLAWLRSGDTPGRVDDVVEQRTAPRHDLQGFRER